A window from Culex pipiens pallens isolate TS chromosome 3, TS_CPP_V2, whole genome shotgun sequence encodes these proteins:
- the LOC120416190 gene encoding uncharacterized protein LOC120416190 isoform X2: MTLFQLMQFYYLVSGSARLTDRAERTALLMNRFFLCELDEQLERTRRNVRNVSHRLHPDVLGRFYNHMHAYRYDTISTH; encoded by the exons ATGACACTGTTTCAGCTGATGCAATTTTACTACTTGGTGTCAGGATCCGCTAGGCTTACCGATCGAGCAGAAAGGACAGCGCTGCTGATGAATCGCTTTTTCCTCTGCGAGCTGGATGAACAGTTGGAGAGGACG CGTCGAAACGTACGGAATGTATCGCATAGATTACACCCTGATGTACTCG GCCGTTTCTACAATCACATGCACGCTTATCGTTATGATACAATTTCAACTCACTGA
- the LOC120416190 gene encoding putative gustatory receptor 28a isoform X1 — translation MTLFQLMQFYYLVSGSARLTDRAERTALLMNRFFLCELDEQLERTIEQQTTMLSLDNFSVETYGMYRIDYTLMYSAVSTITCTLIVMIQFQLTE, via the exons ATGACACTGTTTCAGCTGATGCAATTTTACTACTTGGTGTCAGGATCCGCTAGGCTTACCGATCGAGCAGAAAGGACAGCGCTGCTGATGAATCGCTTTTTCCTCTGCGAGCTGGATGAACAGTTGGAGAGGACG atTGAGCAACAAACAACCATGCTTTCACTTGATAATTTCAGCGTCGAAACGTACGGAATGTATCGCATAGATTACACCCTGATGTACTCG GCCGTTTCTACAATCACATGCACGCTTATCGTTATGATACAATTTCAACTCACTGAATAG